The DNA sequence TGCTATTGTTGAGTATTGTGTTTTTTCATTTGATCTTACCATaacattttatttgttattttttcaacattttaaattaactcTAACAAAAATACAATATCTTGATTTGGAATGTTTATTATTTGGTGACCTTACTTAGttacaataaatataactaataatttgaatattcttATGATCTTCATAAATGAGGCATTTTCTAGCaaccattttaataaattttaggaTCTATTCGACTCCATCCTAATGACATTGATAATGAGAGTTTAAAAATTGTCTTATTATATTCACTGCAAAAGTAAGTCACAAtgagataatttaatttatccaCTAACCTTTGGTATCTCTCAGGATCAGAGAGAAAGGTTCTCCTTAGTCATGTATAAGTTTGACACTTGAATCCATTGGTGTGTCGAGTCGAGAAgcttaacatttatttttttctttttcttgtcaAGAGCATTGTTTCTTTCAATATAACAAACCATTATTAGACTGTGTCACTTTAATACTAAGAAAAATACCTCAAGTTTATAAGATCTTTTGTTTGAAACTTTTGAACAAGACATTGTTTTAGTTATACATTACCCTCGCTATCACTACCTCTAATATATTATAACAATGCTATTTACAtgtataataaaatagatatatccTTTGAGAGGATGACgaaataacaaagaaagaaCTATCAACATCCCTTCATATCATTCGTTAGATAACCGTTTGAAAATGTTCAAACCATACACGGATTGTAGGCAACATACCATATTAAATTAAaggttaaaattgaaattaatttcttttgaaaattttggaccatttcattataatatttttgtttataccATTTGATACATATTCGCTTCAATATTAGTTGAGAAATacatttaaaacgtcaaataaacttataaaaattttatttaaaagactaaattcatgtaatTTTAGAGATAAGAGactaaattagatttaaaatttttaaaaaagaccaattctaatttttattaaaaattaaagaatcaaaaatatttaaccctaaattaaAAAGTGAGATAAGAAGCgggtattataatttattttgagttATTTTAAGTTCTGGTAATATAAATTGGTTTGAAATTGAGTCGAAAAGATTTAGGAAGAATTAGTCAATGGAAAAATGAGTTTTATGTTTACATAATAGTTACTTTTGCACGATTCCAgaagtaataatataaatactcAAACAAGGtaataaattattcaatgaCTTAAGAGACTTGGGATAAGGATACATGATTGGAGGACtagttgatattattttattttttcaaacattGTGACATAAAACCTATCAATCATTCATTAATCACttggatataaatataaaaggaaatgCAAAACCAACCTTATTTATTCagatgaaattattaaaagtgagaaagtaaaataaaagaaaaaagtgaaattaagattgcttaaattataaaaaagaagataaaaccaagtagaaaatgaaataaatttatttattatcttaatagATAAAACACGAAAGTTCTATAAATGCTtactatataataaattatatttttaaattcccaaaatgaattatatgttttttaggTAAATGATTATATCTTCCTAACAAGGTAATATATCacataaatacatattattaataaaacatttatgatataattaattatttgttttatcttgattattatgtaatttacatattaataaaataattcatttgttTACTTTTCATCACAAATTTCTTGAATTTTGTATAGAAAGTtgctctttatttttataaatcgCGCTTTCACCATTTCGTTGAAAACAAAATGATTTAGTACGTTTTTTTAACACATTTCTCTCCTCTATGCACATAACCATACAAAAGATTGATGTGTAGTTAGAAGTGAAACATCATTAGACTATGATACATGTGGTCAACCATTAGAATAATAAGAACTATATATCACTAAATAAGTTAATCGTCTCGTTCATAAAagacattgaaaaattaattctatAACAAATGCATTTAAATCCTTTAGTccatggaagaagaagaaatatttactttacaagttaattttatagaaaatacatttaaatcCTCTTAGTTCATAAGAGAATAAACTATGTATTCTAATATTGAAGTTCTACAATAGTatcttaatattaaattttataaaactatttttacattcaaatatattttaaaaatcaagttaaccataaataaaacaatattttattattaaattattatattatggtttaatttatttacttcaCCTACTTAGaaagtaaattattattattttcttaaaactaaatTGGTAATACCTcaaatatttaaagattaaatcgACGTCCTAAAAGATAATATAtgcattatttatttactatgatatcaattgaaaatattatatttgtgtaACAAAATTCTCATTTTAGTGGTAGTATGTGTTTACATGTCGTATTATTATGTCcctcattttcatatttttgcaCCTATATTTTTCAATGTCTCTTCTACATTTTGTCTTATTATAATCTTTAACTACACTCTTCTCTTGATTTTCTTTAGGCCTCCAAGTTCACTTCTATTTTTTGATAGCTAAATCTCATTAAAATATGTgattaactaaatattttatccGTTCATTGTTGTTACTCTATGTCTATAACTACATCTTTTGGATAACATTTGTCaacataattcataaaattcaattttttaaattagagagTAATCAATATGATGGAGTCTTGGTTAGGACCACCATAGAAAATTAGAGTTCGGGAAGAGTTGATAAAATTCAAAGACATCTCAGATTAGATTTGGatcataaaatatgaattcCTTTTTGTAAGTTTTGTAATGTTTATGTTTGAGTCTTATCAGACCGTTAGTCATGTTGAACTTTTTGGTGTTTTGGTCCACAATATATAAGTCCTTGTGAAACACTTTAtatttgagttatatgaaaaaTTGAGTTTTCTATAAGTCTCGAGGCTTGAAACCACTAGTCCTTATATTTGAATCTCATATCCAAAATGctggatcttcctcacttattttggaatcttttttaattagtGTGTTTTCCTCCCGTTTCGCAAACTCCCAAATCAACGTCTTTCATTCTTCTTCCATTCGTTATAGGGTTCATATTCACTTTCATTCAAAACCTAAATTCACTCAAAATCTAAGACGATCCTATATTACAATATTTACCTATAAGGCCAAGTAAACCTAAAAGTTATCTTTTGCAAGAATTTCTATTTAtggtaattataaaattatgacattattgactaatttcaaattccTTCTTTGTCCCAACGATCTAATCTCCAAATTAATGAATCTCAAAGTCTAACCTTTTTAAGGTCCAAAAATTTTACCTCaatatataatcttttaattatttgatagaATAAAACTCTAATCCCAAATTATACCTCATTATCCTTATTTTTAGATGTCTTATCAAGAACAACTTCATCTAAATAATCACTATTAAACATCTTATTCTTAATGTCTTTTGCAGACAATATCTGTGACAACAAAATATGTCTATTTTACCTTCTTGATTGGACTTTTATTCGATCTatgttctttatttcttttattggaATTTAACAAGCCTGAAATAACTCCTACTCTAAAATGTATTAGGTAAGtaatcattacatttttttcatagaTACATTAATCAAGTTCAACACAAACATGTTTATTGTTGGTTGATTATCTTTGATGACTATCTTTATCATATTCACTACTTCATGccttttgttttatattgtctATGTCCATTTCACTCTATTAAATTCTGAAAAATGTTATCTaacaacttttataaaaataaaataattttaacaaaattaacttttgtatttctaaaaaaataataataataaaaaatactgtCAAATAGATGTAAAAGAGTATTCTGATATCAAAATACCATTGTCTATATACCAAACATCAATTCCACTCtaccaaaatttgaaataagaacgtacaaaataatattcaaaacaaGTGCTCTATATTCCTATGTGTAATCTAACTAAACATACCTAAGATGATCATATTTTGTAGAAGAAATCATCACCGATACACCTTCATCCCACCTTCACTATTCATAAACATTTCAATTTCAAGCTTCACCTGAACTAAAAAATGTTAGCTAAaacttttatttctaaaaactCAATCTTTACAAATGTACAACCAAACTTCTAAACGCGAATTACACAAATGTGTTCTTTTACACTAAATACACTCCCGTTACtttcataattgaaaaaatttctttttacctatctatttttttttttttgaagaataaaCTGCTTTGTCAATAACTTACTCATATTGATATTACCAATGAGAAAATCAGAACTGCTTCCATCACCCATGTTAGTATGTTACATCATTCAAACACATATAGTTTCAAACAAGAACTACTCTCTGATatgattgtttttaattatgcaACAATAATAACATGGTTGCCACGTTTTTAAGAAATCACACACTATAAtgcacttaaaaaaaaatatgaaaaatatgatttttttaaagtaataaactGAGAAAACGACAATTAATAGACActtataatataatagaaatacattatttatacataaaaatatccatataaattttagaaaataattaaatagcgTCCATTGgaaactattaaaaataatactttgaaATGATTTAGTAATATCTCACTTGTCTGTTTTACATACCCATATCATgaacttttctttttgttttttctcacACATACAACGATCATGCACCAAGACAAAATGTTCCACGTCAGACTCTCACGAAGAAAGTGTTGAAAAACGGAAATACACGAGTTTAACGTCTCCTCTTGATTTTGGAGAGCTTCTATTTTAATTTCGTTATTAAATAGTTACTGTTAAAGTCTTTAATAGGTTccttaattgaaaattttaattagtttttacattaatttgtaattatgttttttctagAATCCCAAAttcaatatttctaacaattttaattgtCATTAAAAGATTCAATTATAAAATCCGTAGAAAATCAGTAATCtaattacaataatttaatattaataattaattattttttttccaaataattCAGACAATTTAACCtataataaacttattattattattattattattattattattattattattattattattattattattattattattaaaaagtatgTTTAACTTGGAATTAGAAAGTAAACTGAGAACAGAGCAATTAATAAAAGGAATGAATGACTAACTTGGTGTGATCGGTTTTCAAACCAAAGAATGGTGGGGCTGTAACTCTATTCCAATCCCATGGCACCATCATCGCCTCCGCCGTCCGATAATTCCGACGCCGAGCGCCGACTACGCGAAGCGGAGGAGCGCCTCCGTGACGCCATCGAGGAGCTCCAGCGGCGGCAGCGCCGGGCCGCCGCTCATGCTCAGCACCACCTCCGCGTGGAATCGCCTCCCTGCGATCATGGCCCCGACGAATCATGCGTCGCTCACGCCATTGGCAACCTCTGTCAGACCTTCCTTCTCTCCTATGGCGTCAGAGTCGGCATTGGTATACTTCTCCGCGCCTTCAAGCTCGTTCGGAGGCAGTCCTACTCCTCTCTCCTCGATCTCAAGGTTAGTTCAAATCAAATTAGGGTTCCGAATTTGCCTTCTATAACAACATTGATTTTTTACTCGAATAAAATCTCCTCCTCGTGTCAGATTTGAGGTTTGTTTGTTTATCTGAAACATTTTCTCTTAAACTTTAGTCGTGTTTTGATCGGAATGAGCAGAAAGTAACAGAATCAGCGTTTTGGAGTAGCTTAAAGTGGAATTTAAAGCAATTGCGATttcatatactttattttaatatattttattgaaattgatCCAGCATATGTTATTCAGTTCGGTTCAATTCTTTTGTAGCTAATATTCTTGAGTGGAACTGTGTAGCTTTAAGTTGTTGTTAGGTAATATGTATATTGCGTGGAAGTATTGACAGTATTGTTGTAGATGTTAGTATTTCGGTGTTTGTACTAGTGAAGAATATGTGAGGTTATGGatgttgttttttgttgtttccAGCAACTTGTTTCAGAGAAAGATCTAATAGTAAGGGAAGAAGCATGCCGAATTGGTTTACTTTTTGGTGGTTTCACTGGATCTTATCATGCTCTTAGATGTTTGTTGCGTAAAttgagaaagaaagagacaCCACTTAATGCGTAAGTTGCAAGTCGAACCACTtccttgatttatttttctggCTTTTCTActtgaatgatttattttatttttaaaatttttgttcatctatatttaaaatacttggATATTGTTTTATGCTGTTTGTGTTTGCACCTGTTGCTTATTTATGACTTTGTTTAGGGCGATGATGGTGCAGCATTTTAGCAGGTTCAGTAGCTGGTTTCTCAATTTTGGCGTTGAATGATTCAAATAGGAGACGTACACTGGCTTTGTACCTGTTGGCTAGGCTGGCCCAGGTATTCTAAAGTGTATCCCCGAAATGATTTCTGAGCAATCTGACTTACGTGGATGTATTTAATGCATTTTTAGCCTTTTGTAAACGATTTGCATATGCCAGGCTAATGCATATTCTTATATACTAGTGTGCTTATAACTCTGCAAAGTCTAAGAACAAGTTTCACCTTTGGGGGAGTCATTGGAGGCATGGAGATTCATTGCTGTTTGCTATTGCTTGTGCACAGGTATTTAATCCTCACTCTGAATTTTTGGGCTAGGGTTTACTGTTAACTATCACTTTGTAATCTTTATGTGTGTCTGATAATTGATATTggtaaaattacaataaaactaGCGTGAAGCATTTTTATAGATATGAGCAAGAATGTTATTTGATGAAAAAGCTTTTATTGTTACAAAGCTTCATACATAGCCAATCCTGgggagagaaaaaaatgaatagttgTTGGACAAAATACAACACTTTTTACTTTTCTCACAAGTCATTTCACAATAACACGTTTCTATCATTTAGCACTTTCTTATAATTAGCTGGGAGACGCCTTGTGGGAATGTTTATTCTGTATTTGTCTTAATATAGCCCATGTAGCTGATTCCTCTTATGCTCAAAATGTTAAGTAAATTACCTTGTATAACGAGTAGTTAATATCTTATACTTGATTGTTTCTTGGGAGATGCTTGATGAGTTCCTCAATTATCTGTAAAATATTTGTCATTATTGCTTTCATGTAATGTAAACCTTAAAATTGTTGTCTATAGCATCTCATCTTTTGTCATGTTTCatgaaattacttttattaattttacaattaaaaaaatatttcaggttATGTATGCCTTTGTTATGCGTCCAGAGAGCTTGCCAAAATCCTATCAAGACTTTATTCAGAATACTGGGCCAGTTGCAGAGCCTGTGTACAAGGCTGTGAGGGATAGTTGTAGAGGTCATCCAGTTGATGTTACTTCACTACATACCTACTTATCTCATGTAGGAAGGTCTGACTATGTAAAGTTGGAAGGATTTCCCTCCATTATTCCATGTTCCATCATTCATCCTGAAACAAATTCTTGTTTAGCCCATCAAGTAAAGGCAACTTCAACAACGTTTAAGAAAACATTCCCGCTTTACTTCTCTTTGACCTTTGTGCCTTTTGTTG is a window from the Vigna unguiculata cultivar IT97K-499-35 chromosome 7, ASM411807v1, whole genome shotgun sequence genome containing:
- the LOC114192276 gene encoding uncharacterized protein LOC114192276 isoform X2, whose protein sequence is MAPSSPPPSDNSDAERRLREAEERLRDAIEELQRRQRRAAAHAQHHLRVESPPCDHGPDESCVAHAIGNLCQTFLLSYGVRVGIGILLRAFKLVRRQSYSSLLDLKQLVSEKDLIVREEACRIGLLFGGFTGSYHALRCLLRKLRKKETPLNAILAGSVAGFSILALNDSNRRRTLALYLLARLAQCAYNSAKSKNKFHLWGSHWRHGDSLLFAIACAQVMYAFVMRPESLPKSYQDFIQNTGPVAEPVYKAVRDSCRGHPVDVTSLHTYLSHVGRSDYVKLEGFPSIIPCSIIHPETNSCLAHQVKATSTTFKKTFPLYFSLTFVPFVVLHLQKFTDAPFRTFWLAINGGVRSTTFLSAFVGIFQAVICLHRKVFSRDHKLVYWIAGGISALSVLLEKKAKRGELALYVLPRAGDSLWYILVNRHLLPNIRNAEDSYLGVRQLFLH
- the LOC114192276 gene encoding uncharacterized protein LOC114192276 isoform X1, producing the protein MAPSSPPPSDNSDAERRLREAEERLRDAIEELQRRQRRAAAHAQHHLRVESPPCDHGPDESCVAHAIGNLCQTFLLSYGVRVGIGILLRAFKLVRRQSYSSLLDLKQLVSEKDLIVREEACRIGLLFGGFTGSYHALRCLLRKLRKKETPLNAILAGSVAGFSILALNDSNRRRTLALYLLARLAQCAYNSAKSKNKFHLWGSHWRHGDSLLFAIACAQVMYAFVMRPESLPKSYQDFIQNTGPVAEPVYKAVRDSCRGHPVDVTSLHTYLSHVGRSDYVKLEGFPSIIPCSIIHPETNSCLAHQVKATSTTFKKTFPLYFSLTFVPFVVLHLQKFTDAPFRTFWLAINGGVRSTTFLSAFVGIFQAVICLHRKVFSRDHKLVYWIAGGISALSVLLEKKAKRGELALYVLPRAGDSLWYILVNRHLLPNIRNAEVFLFSLCMGGIMYYLEHEPETMAPFLRGLIRRFLASRISNPSPPFNRTASYAYLQAIDGMTPPTLQEKRNTESSEKYNLESIPGL